The proteins below come from a single Pedobacter aquae genomic window:
- the pdxA gene encoding 4-hydroxythreonine-4-phosphate dehydrogenase PdxA — translation MSEQLKIGISIGDVNGIGLEVIIKTLMEAEVYKYCTPIVYGHTKVASFHRKAADIHEFIFQVVPDASQAHSGKPNMINCWEEDVKIELGVANEIGGKYALLSLKKATDDLVSGKIDALVTAPINKHNIQSEEFKFPGHTEFIQEKAGGQDALMFMISENFKVGVVTGHIPVKDIASHITVENIVSKLKLMNQSLKNDFWVEKPKIAVLGLNPHAGDNGLLGKEEQEIIIPAIEAAAEAGVFAFGPFPADGFFGNQAFAKFDAVLAMYHDQGLIPFKSMSFNSGVNFTAGLPVVRTSPDHGTGYDIAGKNLAVPASFREALFAAIHIVKSRREQAELTANTLAFSKMSRDRD, via the coding sequence ATGAGCGAGCAATTAAAAATTGGTATTTCTATAGGCGATGTTAATGGTATAGGTTTAGAAGTTATCATTAAAACTTTAATGGAGGCCGAGGTTTATAAATATTGTACCCCCATAGTTTACGGGCATACCAAAGTTGCTTCTTTTCATAGAAAAGCAGCTGATATTCATGAATTTATTTTTCAGGTAGTTCCTGATGCTAGTCAAGCACACTCTGGCAAACCCAATATGATTAATTGTTGGGAAGAAGATGTAAAAATTGAGTTGGGTGTGGCCAATGAAATAGGCGGAAAATACGCTTTGTTATCGCTAAAAAAAGCTACTGATGATTTAGTTTCTGGTAAAATTGATGCTTTAGTTACCGCTCCAATTAACAAACACAACATCCAAAGTGAGGAATTTAAATTCCCTGGTCATACAGAATTTATACAGGAAAAAGCTGGTGGGCAAGATGCTTTAATGTTTATGATTAGCGAGAACTTTAAAGTAGGTGTAGTAACTGGGCATATCCCTGTTAAAGATATTGCTAGCCATATCACTGTAGAAAATATAGTTTCTAAGCTAAAGCTGATGAACCAATCTTTAAAAAATGATTTTTGGGTAGAAAAACCAAAAATTGCTGTTTTAGGATTAAACCCGCATGCTGGTGATAATGGTCTACTAGGGAAAGAAGAACAAGAAATTATTATTCCGGCTATTGAAGCTGCCGCAGAAGCAGGTGTATTTGCTTTTGGCCCTTTCCCTGCCGATGGTTTTTTTGGCAACCAAGCCTTCGCAAAATTTGATGCTGTTTTAGCTATGTACCATGATCAAGGTTTGATTCCTTTCAAATCTATGAGTTTTAATAGTGGCGTTAACTTTACAGCAGGCTTGCCGGTAGTAAGAACATCACCAGACCACGGCACCGGATACGATATAGCAGGTAAAAATTTAGCTGTACCAGCATCTTTCAGAGAAGCTTTATTTGCAGCTATTCATATAGTAAAAAGCAGAAGAGAGCAGGCAGAACTAACTGCAAATACCCTTGCTTTCTCTAAAATGAGCAGAGATAGAGACTAA
- a CDS encoding YceD family protein produces the protein MKLLKQYSVPFTGLKLGLHQFNFDVDGSFFNEFEYSLVKNGLLKVDLVLDRQETMLVLDFHITGFIYLDCDRCLAEYPQALDTRDRLIAKFSQEDDLEETDEVIVLTKNDVEVDTSTFIYEMITLAAPYINMCDNPGNTDACDKDMIAKLQELSTEDSEDNGDLDPRWAALKNIKK, from the coding sequence TTGAAATTACTTAAACAATATTCGGTTCCGTTTACGGGGTTAAAGCTGGGTCTTCATCAATTCAATTTTGATGTTGATGGTAGCTTTTTCAATGAGTTTGAATATTCGCTAGTTAAAAACGGCTTACTAAAAGTAGATCTTGTTTTAGATAGACAAGAAACCATGTTAGTATTAGATTTTCACATCACTGGGTTTATTTACCTAGATTGTGACCGTTGTTTGGCAGAATATCCTCAAGCGCTTGATACCCGTGATAGGTTAATTGCTAAATTCTCTCAAGAAGATGATTTAGAGGAAACAGACGAAGTTATTGTTTTAACAAAAAATGATGTTGAGGTTGATACCTCTACGTTTATATATGAAATGATTACCTTGGCAGCACCATACATTAACATGTGTGATAATCCAGGAAATACTGATGCTTGTGACAAAGACATGATTGCTAAGTTACAAGAACTATCAACAGAAGACAGTGAAGATAATGGTGATTTAGATCCCCGTTGGGCAGCTTTAAAGAATATCAAAAAATAA
- a CDS encoding 2-hydroxyacid dehydrogenase, translated as MKKILIVDDLHPAFKIAAQDLGYEVDDLPLIKKSEVLEILHQYEGLAIRTKFRVDKEVIDAAPNLKFVARAGAGMDNIEVAYADEKNIQLINAPEGNSDAVGEHAIGMLLSLMNNLRKADIEIRNGKWDREGNRGYELKGKTVGIIGYGHMGQSFARKLKGFEIKVLAYDKYKTRFTDDFATEASMEEIVKYADVLSLHIPLTKETRQMVDEEYLRHFRRPIFFINLARGEIVNTQAVLHAIKEGKILGAGLDVLETEKFPALGEQNWYTALSENPKVLLSPHVGGWTFDSYRKISEVLADKLKNLEL; from the coding sequence ATGAAGAAAATATTAATTGTAGACGATTTACATCCTGCGTTTAAAATAGCAGCACAAGATTTAGGTTATGAGGTGGATGATTTACCACTGATTAAGAAAAGCGAAGTACTAGAAATTCTTCACCAATACGAAGGTTTAGCTATCCGTACAAAATTTAGGGTTGATAAAGAGGTGATAGATGCAGCGCCAAACCTGAAATTTGTTGCCAGAGCCGGAGCCGGAATGGACAATATAGAAGTTGCTTACGCCGATGAAAAAAATATTCAATTGATAAACGCACCCGAAGGAAATTCTGATGCTGTTGGGGAGCATGCAATAGGTATGCTTTTATCTTTAATGAATAACTTACGCAAAGCGGATATTGAAATAAGAAACGGAAAATGGGACCGTGAAGGCAACCGTGGGTACGAGCTAAAAGGCAAAACAGTTGGCATCATTGGCTATGGCCACATGGGGCAAAGTTTTGCTCGTAAGCTTAAAGGTTTTGAAATAAAAGTTTTGGCTTACGATAAATACAAAACCCGTTTTACTGATGATTTTGCTACCGAGGCTAGCATGGAAGAAATTGTGAAATATGCTGATGTTTTAAGTCTTCATATTCCTTTAACTAAAGAAACCCGCCAGATGGTTGATGAAGAATATCTAAGACATTTCCGCAGGCCTATTTTCTTTATTAACCTAGCTAGAGGCGAAATTGTAAATACCCAAGCCGTTTTACATGCCATAAAGGAAGGTAAAATTCTAGGTGCCGGATTAGATGTTTTAGAGACAGAAAAATTCCCCGCACTAGGAGAGCAAAATTGGTACACCGCTTTAAGCGAGAACCCTAAGGTATTATTAAGTCCACATGTTGGTGGGTGGACGTTTGATTCTTACCGAAAAATATCAGAAGTGTTAGCCGATAAATTAAAAAATTTGGAATTGTAA
- a CDS encoding HIT family protein: MSSIFKKIIDKDIPAHIVAESVDFIAFLDISPLREGHVLVIPKQEVDYIFDVEDTLYVEMMLFAKIVARGLKKAIPCKKIGVAVIGLEVPHAHIHLIPMNSVSDMDFSKPKLSPTQEELSNTALKILEALRED, encoded by the coding sequence ATGTCTAGCATATTTAAAAAAATTATAGATAAAGATATTCCAGCACATATTGTTGCAGAGTCTGTAGATTTTATTGCTTTTCTGGATATCAGTCCGTTAAGAGAAGGGCATGTTTTAGTAATACCTAAGCAAGAGGTAGATTATATTTTTGACGTAGAGGATACTTTATATGTAGAGATGATGCTATTTGCAAAAATTGTAGCCCGAGGCTTGAAAAAAGCAATTCCTTGTAAAAAAATTGGGGTAGCTGTTATTGGTTTAGAAGTACCACATGCTCATATCCATCTTATTCCCATGAATAGCGTTTCTGATATGGATTTTAGTAAACCAAAGTTATCGCCAACGCAAGAAGAATTAAGTAATACTGCTTTAAAAATATTAGAAGCTTTAAGAGAAGATTAA
- the greA gene encoding transcription elongation factor GreA: MTEVAYFTKEGLENLKQELQYLKTEGRAKIAAAIAEARDKGDLSENAEYDAAKEAQGHHESKIAKLENTLANARLIDESKIDTSKVLALSIVKIKNLKNNATMTYQLVAENEADLKSGKISVKSPIAQGLLGKSVGDKTEITVPAGKIEFEIMEISR; encoded by the coding sequence ATGACAGAGGTTGCGTATTTTACCAAAGAAGGTTTAGAGAATTTAAAACAAGAGCTGCAGTACCTAAAAACAGAAGGAAGGGCAAAAATTGCTGCTGCTATTGCTGAAGCAAGAGATAAAGGAGACTTATCTGAAAACGCAGAATATGATGCAGCAAAAGAAGCACAAGGGCATCATGAATCAAAAATTGCGAAGCTTGAAAATACTTTAGCAAACGCAAGATTGATTGATGAATCTAAAATAGATACCTCAAAGGTTTTGGCTTTATCTATTGTTAAAATCAAAAACTTAAAAAATAATGCTACCATGACCTATCAATTGGTAGCAGAAAATGAAGCCGATTTAAAATCTGGTAAGATTTCTGTTAAATCACCCATAGCGCAGGGTTTATTAGGAAAATCTGTTGGAGATAAAACGGAGATTACAGTTCCGGCTGGTAAAATCGAGTTTGAGATTATGGAAATTAGTAGGTAA
- the rsmA gene encoding 16S rRNA (adenine(1518)-N(6)/adenine(1519)-N(6))-dimethyltransferase RsmA — translation MSKVKAKKHLGQHFLTDKNIAEKIVNSLIHTHKYNKVLEVGPGMGVLSDFLLKKEAFETYLIDIDTESFEYLHRQYPNLGDKLINADFLALQFKDIFLEPFAIIGNFPYNISSQILFKVLENRQQVSEVVGMFQKEVAERCVAKPGSKEYGILSVFLQAYYKCEYLFTVKAGVFNPPPKVLSAVIRLSRNEVADLDCDEKLFWQVVKAGFNQRRKTLSNALAGIIPKDKQDDTEVWTLRAERLSVGDFVKLTNLITISIKEN, via the coding sequence ATGAGTAAGGTAAAAGCCAAGAAACATTTAGGACAGCATTTTCTAACCGATAAAAATATTGCCGAAAAAATTGTCAATTCCCTTATTCATACGCATAAATACAATAAGGTTTTAGAGGTTGGTCCGGGAATGGGCGTTTTGTCTGATTTCTTATTAAAAAAAGAAGCTTTTGAAACTTATTTAATAGATATTGATACCGAGTCTTTTGAATATCTACATAGGCAATACCCCAATTTGGGCGATAAATTAATTAATGCAGATTTTCTAGCGCTTCAATTCAAAGATATTTTCTTAGAGCCTTTTGCTATCATTGGTAATTTTCCTTACAATATAAGTTCGCAAATATTATTTAAAGTTTTAGAGAACAGGCAACAGGTGTCAGAAGTGGTTGGGATGTTTCAAAAGGAAGTTGCAGAGCGCTGTGTAGCAAAACCAGGCAGTAAAGAGTATGGTATTTTAAGTGTTTTTTTACAGGCATATTATAAGTGCGAATATCTTTTTACGGTAAAAGCAGGTGTTTTTAATCCGCCACCTAAAGTGCTTTCGGCAGTCATCAGACTAAGCAGAAATGAAGTTGCTGATTTAGATTGTGATGAAAAACTGTTTTGGCAAGTGGTAAAGGCCGGTTTTAACCAAAGAAGAAAAACTTTAAGTAATGCTTTAGCAGGGATTATACCAAAAGATAAACAAGATGATACAGAAGTTTGGACATTAAGAGCAGAGCGTTTAAGTGTTGGTGATTTTGTAAAATTGACTAATTTGATCACTATAAGTATTAAAGAGAATTAG
- a CDS encoding nucleotidyltransferase domain-containing protein, whose product MDSLNDNIGLVPDDIIKIKTVFMGYPQLDSVLIYGSRAKGNYRPASDIDLTLIGKDLTSSLLNEIEFKLDDLLLPYKFDISIYDKITDAQFLDHINRIGKEFYRKQN is encoded by the coding sequence ATGGATAGTTTGAATGATAATATTGGTTTAGTGCCAGATGATATCATAAAAATTAAAACTGTTTTTATGGGATATCCGCAACTTGACAGCGTTTTAATTTATGGATCAAGGGCAAAAGGTAATTATCGCCCAGCCTCTGATATAGATTTGACGCTTATAGGTAAAGATTTAACATCATCATTATTAAATGAAATAGAGTTTAAACTTGATGATTTATTACTTCCTTATAAATTTGATATTTCTATTTATGATAAAATTACGGATGCTCAATTTCTCGATCATATCAATAGAATAGGAAAAGAATTTTACAGAAAACAAAATTAA
- a CDS encoding response regulator codes for MNEIKLIIADDHELFRIGLAELLKKHNDIKIVKSVADGVELMDALNSELNADIVLLDLTMPNMDGFQVLKGIKNLNSNIKPIVISMHSVGNYIAKCAKMGAYGYLLKNTDESELVFAIRNVYKGKKYFSSEISEKMINFMSTQSVSENVLSNKEIEVLVLISKGLTTKEIAAKLFVSTRTIETHRTSILKKFEVKNTAELIKKATEINLI; via the coding sequence ATGAATGAAATTAAATTAATAATAGCTGATGATCATGAACTTTTCCGGATTGGGCTGGCAGAATTGCTTAAAAAGCATAACGACATTAAAATTGTTAAAAGTGTTGCTGATGGAGTAGAGTTGATGGATGCACTTAACAGCGAGCTTAATGCTGATATAGTTTTACTAGACCTTACCATGCCGAATATGGATGGTTTTCAAGTTTTAAAAGGAATAAAAAACTTAAATTCTAATATAAAACCTATTGTAATTTCTATGCATAGTGTGGGTAACTATATTGCTAAATGTGCCAAAATGGGCGCATATGGTTACTTATTAAAAAATACTGATGAATCTGAATTGGTATTTGCAATAAGAAATGTTTACAAAGGAAAGAAATATTTTAGCTCAGAAATTTCTGAAAAGATGATAAATTTTATGTCTACCCAAAGCGTTAGCGAAAATGTCTTATCAAATAAAGAAATTGAGGTTTTGGTATTAATTTCTAAAGGTTTAACCACAAAAGAAATTGCCGCTAAACTATTTGTAAGTACACGTACTATAGAAACACACCGCACTAGCATTCTTAAAAAATTTGAGGTAAAAAATACTGCCGAGCTTATTAAAAAAGCTACAGAAATAAATCTGATATAA
- the accB gene encoding acetyl-CoA carboxylase biotin carboxyl carrier protein: MGMDIKQIQDLIKFVSKSGVNEVSIEEQDFKITIKTNQEPTYVTAQPQQQMVAQVPAAAPAAAAPAAAAPAVAIDDASKYITVKSPMIGTFYRSANPEKPSFVNVGDEISAGQVVCIIEAMKLFNEIESEVSGRIVKVLVENAQPVEYDQPLFLVEPI; the protein is encoded by the coding sequence ATGGGAATGGATATTAAACAAATTCAAGATCTGATCAAGTTCGTATCAAAATCAGGTGTGAATGAAGTGTCAATAGAAGAGCAAGACTTTAAAATTACAATAAAAACCAATCAAGAGCCTACTTATGTGACTGCACAACCACAGCAACAAATGGTAGCTCAGGTTCCAGCAGCAGCTCCAGCGGCGGCGGCTCCTGCAGCAGCAGCTCCAGCGGTAGCTATTGATGATGCTTCAAAATACATCACTGTAAAATCTCCAATGATTGGTACTTTCTACCGCTCAGCAAACCCAGAAAAACCATCTTTTGTAAATGTAGGAGATGAGATTTCAGCAGGTCAGGTAGTTTGTATTATAGAAGCCATGAAACTATTTAATGAAATAGAATCTGAAGTTTCTGGCCGTATCGTTAAAGTTTTGGTTGAAAATGCACAACCTGTTGAGTACGACCAACCTTTATTCTTAGTAGAACCTATTTAA
- the rpmF gene encoding 50S ribosomal protein L32 — protein sequence MAHPKRKISKSRRDKRRTHYKAEAPSLWTCKETGAVHLPHRAYNVDGNLYYKGKLLIENTTIA from the coding sequence ATGGCACATCCAAAGCGTAAAATATCAAAATCTAGAAGAGATAAAAGAAGAACGCACTATAAAGCAGAAGCTCCATCATTATGGACTTGTAAAGAAACTGGTGCAGTTCATTTGCCACACAGAGCCTACAATGTAGACGGTAATCTTTACTACAAGGGTAAACTTCTTATCGAGAATACTACAATAGCTTAA
- the ruvC gene encoding crossover junction endodeoxyribonuclease RuvC, giving the protein MLREKSKERIILGIDPGTAVMGYGLVKETGSKLSLVNLGIVKLDHLDDHPLKLQRIFERTTSLIEQYQPDCMALEAPFYGKNIQVMLKLGRAQGVAMAAGLAKGLPIFEYSPKKIKQSITGNGNAGKEQVAAMLQQLLGFKETPEFLDATDGLAVAVCHSFQKISTGGKGKTYSGWESFVKDNAKRVK; this is encoded by the coding sequence ATGCTAAGAGAAAAATCAAAAGAAAGAATCATCTTAGGGATAGACCCCGGTACTGCCGTTATGGGTTATGGTTTAGTAAAAGAAACTGGTAGTAAACTTTCTTTAGTTAATTTAGGCATTGTTAAATTAGATCATTTAGACGATCATCCGCTTAAGCTGCAACGCATTTTTGAACGCACCACCAGCTTAATAGAGCAATATCAGCCAGATTGTATGGCACTTGAGGCGCCCTTTTACGGTAAAAACATACAAGTGATGTTAAAATTAGGCAGGGCCCAAGGTGTTGCTATGGCTGCAGGCTTGGCAAAAGGACTTCCCATATTTGAATATTCGCCAAAAAAAATCAAGCAATCTATCACCGGAAACGGAAATGCAGGTAAAGAGCAAGTAGCAGCTATGCTACAACAATTATTAGGCTTTAAAGAAACTCCGGAGTTTTTAGATGCTACAGATGGTTTGGCTGTTGCAGTTTGTCATTCTTTTCAGAAAATTTCAACTGGCGGTAAAGGCAAAACTTATAGCGGCTGGGAGAGTTTTGTTAAGGATAATGCTAAGAGAGTGAAATAA
- a CDS encoding sensor histidine kinase — MIGLLSFSFYEQFSSVLNDRILMQLNSIETLESIQIENLIKSEWQSFESSEKYYKNVDSSSLVLSDSIKRINGIHDFTPYHKNKKATIGFVLNSNKGRKIKVIDYSNIQNILLERTGMGESGETYLVGEDFRMRSESRFLPDKKPYDIAVKTPGVISALKGINGRGIFKDYRGVPVYSVYSLIQISNLKLVILSEIDISEVTKPLEKLKMRLMTLTLIIFLVAVTLSLFLTRIIVNPIKNMQNSLRVMAKGDYNQTIEYKRSSNEIKEMFEALLNLKASLQGAVKFSDAIGNMNLETNYEPSSANDVLGKSLLTMRNKLIDYKNKEDNSRIMAKRFLVNGLENERRRLSRELHDGLGPYLTSLKFYIENNVKDELKKTEMKKIVDEAISEIRLMSNALMPASIDDFGIGVTLTNYIENLNRSTTINIEYEDLTKQENSNISNHQGINLFRISQELINNSLKHSKAKNIRITLSEFDDFISLFYFDDGLGFEMNSVKLGSGIINIKERVEICNGSILISALPGNTTFEIELPVEL, encoded by the coding sequence GTGATTGGTTTATTATCATTTTCTTTTTATGAGCAGTTTTCAAGTGTTTTGAATGATCGTATTCTAATGCAATTGAATTCAATCGAAACTCTCGAAAGTATACAAATAGAAAATCTAATAAAGTCAGAATGGCAAAGCTTTGAATCATCTGAAAAGTATTACAAAAATGTTGATAGTAGTAGTTTAGTGCTTTCAGACAGCATCAAGAGGATAAATGGTATTCATGATTTTACGCCTTATCATAAAAATAAAAAGGCAACAATAGGTTTTGTTTTAAATTCTAACAAAGGCAGAAAAATCAAGGTCATAGATTATAGCAACATACAAAATATTCTTCTGGAAAGAACTGGTATGGGCGAGAGTGGGGAGACCTATTTGGTGGGCGAAGATTTTAGAATGCGTTCTGAATCTAGGTTTCTACCTGATAAAAAACCTTATGATATAGCTGTAAAAACCCCAGGTGTCATAAGCGCTTTAAAAGGGATTAACGGAAGAGGTATTTTTAAGGACTACAGAGGTGTGCCGGTTTATAGTGTTTATAGCCTTATTCAAATTTCAAATCTGAAATTGGTTATCCTTTCTGAAATTGATATAAGCGAGGTTACGAAGCCTTTAGAAAAATTAAAAATGAGGCTTATGACCTTAACGCTCATCATTTTTTTAGTAGCTGTTACCCTTTCTCTTTTCCTAACAAGAATTATTGTTAATCCAATAAAGAACATGCAAAATAGCCTAAGAGTTATGGCTAAGGGCGACTATAATCAAACCATCGAATATAAAAGAAGTTCGAATGAAATTAAAGAAATGTTTGAAGCGCTATTAAATCTGAAAGCTTCTTTACAAGGTGCTGTAAAATTTTCTGACGCAATAGGTAATATGAATTTGGAAACAAACTATGAACCCAGTAGCGCCAATGATGTCCTTGGAAAAAGTCTTTTAACGATGAGAAATAAACTCATTGATTATAAAAATAAAGAAGATAATAGCAGAATAATGGCTAAGCGCTTTTTGGTAAACGGATTGGAAAATGAAAGACGTAGACTTTCAAGAGAACTTCATGATGGCTTGGGGCCTTATTTAACTTCTTTGAAGTTTTATATAGAAAATAACGTTAAAGATGAGTTGAAGAAAACGGAGATGAAGAAAATAGTGGATGAGGCTATTTCCGAGATCAGATTGATGTCTAATGCACTAATGCCCGCTTCTATTGATGATTTTGGGATTGGAGTAACACTAACCAACTATATAGAAAACTTAAATAGATCAACTACGATAAACATTGAATACGAAGATTTAACCAAACAAGAAAATTCTAATATTTCTAATCATCAAGGCATTAATCTTTTTAGAATAAGCCAAGAGCTCATAAATAACTCTTTAAAACATTCTAAAGCAAAAAATATCCGAATTACGCTTTCAGAATTTGATGACTTTATTTCTCTTTTTTATTTTGATGATGGCCTTGGTTTTGAAATGAACTCGGTTAAACTAGGATCTGGAATTATTAATATCAAAGAGCGTGTAGAAATTTGTAATGGCAGTATTTTAATCAGTGCTTTACCCGGAAATACAACTTTCGAAATTGAATTACCTGTTGAATTATGA
- the plsX gene encoding phosphate acyltransferase PlsX, translating to MKIGLDIMGGDYAPKATVLGAIEAYKQLKEDQKLVLIGDRTLIDPILKDNNFNPDLFQIIHTTEVIGMGEHPTKAIVQKPNSSISLGFTLLKDGEIDSFASAGNTGAMLVGAMFSVKTVPGVIRPAIASIVPKAKGGCGILLDVGANADCKPDTLLQFGILGSIYAEHIYNIANAKVGLMNIGEEEEKGNLLTQASYTLMKETELINFIGNIEGRDLFNDKADVIVCDGFTGNVVLKLAESFYVLTLKKGMKDEFFDRFNYEQYGGSPILGVNAPVIIGHGISSPEAIKNMALLSRDMIETKIIDKFKIAFN from the coding sequence ATGAAAATTGGCTTAGATATAATGGGTGGCGATTATGCGCCCAAAGCAACAGTATTGGGTGCCATTGAGGCTTATAAACAACTCAAAGAAGACCAAAAGTTAGTTCTTATCGGAGATAGAACTCTCATAGACCCTATTCTTAAGGATAACAACTTTAATCCAGACCTCTTTCAAATTATTCATACCACAGAGGTAATTGGTATGGGAGAACACCCTACCAAAGCAATAGTACAAAAACCAAACTCTAGCATTTCTTTAGGTTTTACCCTTTTAAAAGATGGTGAGATAGATTCTTTTGCTTCTGCTGGCAATACCGGAGCCATGCTGGTTGGCGCTATGTTTAGCGTAAAAACAGTTCCTGGAGTTATCAGACCTGCAATTGCTTCTATTGTCCCTAAAGCCAAAGGTGGCTGCGGAATTTTGTTAGATGTTGGTGCCAATGCAGATTGCAAACCCGATACCTTATTACAGTTTGGTATATTGGGCAGTATTTACGCAGAGCATATTTACAATATTGCCAATGCCAAAGTGGGTTTAATGAACATAGGCGAGGAAGAAGAAAAAGGTAACCTGTTAACACAGGCTAGTTATACCCTCATGAAAGAAACCGAATTGATTAATTTCATTGGCAACATAGAAGGCAGAGACCTTTTTAATGATAAAGCTGATGTTATTGTTTGTGACGGTTTTACTGGTAATGTTGTCTTAAAACTTGCTGAATCTTTTTATGTATTAACCCTTAAAAAGGGCATGAAAGATGAGTTTTTTGATAGGTTTAACTACGAACAATATGGAGGCAGCCCTATTTTAGGCGTTAACGCTCCGGTAATTATAGGGCATGGTATATCAAGCCCAGAAGCAATTAAAAATATGGCTTTACTTTCAAGAGATATGATTGAAACTAAAATCATTGATAAGTTTAAAATTGCCTTCAATTAA
- a CDS encoding nucleotidyltransferase substrate binding protein codes for MEQDIRWEQRFSNYVKALQKLTQSIEYIKNNHANRKELVDRDFVLNEMLREGLIQRFEYTHELAWNVMKDYAIYQGNSSVGGSRDASREAFQLQLIADGNVWMDMISSRNKTSHTYNEETAEEIFSKIIQQYYPAFIAFKNKMEEKKSE; via the coding sequence ATGGAACAAGATATCAGATGGGAGCAAAGGTTTTCAAATTATGTGAAAGCATTACAGAAGCTCACCCAATCAATAGAATACATCAAAAACAATCATGCTAATAGGAAAGAGTTGGTTGACAGGGATTTTGTTCTAAATGAAATGTTAAGAGAAGGGTTGATTCAAAGGTTTGAATATACTCATGAATTAGCCTGGAATGTAATGAAAGATTATGCTATTTACCAAGGCAACTCAAGCGTTGGAGGCAGCAGAGATGCATCTAGAGAAGCTTTTCAGCTTCAATTAATTGCTGACGGAAATGTGTGGATGGATATGATTAGCAGCAGGAATAAGACCTCACACACCTATAATGAAGAAACAGCAGAAGAAATTTTTTCTAAAATAATACAGCAATACTATCCAGCTTTTATAGCATTTAAAAATAAAATGGAAGAGAAAAAAAGTGAATGA
- a CDS encoding beta-ketoacyl-ACP synthase III, whose product MSKIHAAITAVNGYVPDYILTNQELETMVDTNDEWITSRTGIKERRIQKGEGLATSDMAVPAVEGLLKKRGISAEEIDLIIFCTSTPDMPFPATANILADKIGAVNAWGYDLQAACSGFIFGLSTGAQFIESGKHKKVLVVGGDKMSSIINYEDRTTCIIFGDGCGCALLEPNDEGLGIIDSILKSDGAGKNFLNLKAGGSLKPASYETIDNKEHYAYQEGQTVFKFAVTNMANVAAEIMEKNNLTSDDIAWLVPHQANKRIIDATANRMGVGPEKVMINIEKYGNTTNGTIALCLWEWESKLKKGDNVILAAFGGGFTWGSVYLKWAYNA is encoded by the coding sequence ATGAGTAAAATTCATGCTGCTATAACAGCAGTTAATGGTTACGTACCTGATTATATTTTAACAAACCAGGAACTGGAAACCATGGTTGATACCAACGACGAGTGGATTACCTCCCGTACTGGTATCAAAGAGAGAAGAATACAAAAAGGAGAAGGCCTTGCAACTTCAGATATGGCAGTACCTGCCGTAGAAGGTCTTTTAAAAAAGAGAGGAATATCTGCAGAAGAAATTGATTTAATTATATTCTGTACTTCTACACCCGATATGCCTTTCCCAGCTACAGCAAATATTTTAGCTGATAAAATTGGTGCCGTTAACGCTTGGGGATATGATTTACAAGCTGCTTGCTCTGGTTTTATATTTGGTTTATCTACCGGAGCTCAGTTTATTGAGTCTGGTAAACATAAAAAAGTTTTAGTAGTAGGTGGTGATAAAATGTCTTCTATCATCAATTACGAAGACCGTACAACCTGTATCATTTTTGGTGATGGTTGTGGATGCGCACTTTTAGAACCTAATGATGAAGGATTAGGAATTATAGATTCTATCCTTAAAAGTGATGGTGCTGGAAAAAATTTCTTAAACCTAAAAGCAGGAGGTTCTTTAAAACCTGCCAGCTATGAAACCATAGACAATAAAGAACATTACGCTTACCAAGAAGGACAAACTGTTTTTAAATTTGCAGTGACCAATATGGCCAATGTGGCAGCAGAAATTATGGAGAAAAACAACCTTACTTCTGATGACATTGCCTGGTTAGTGCCTCACCAAGCAAATAAAAGAATTATAGATGCTACAGCAAACCGTATGGGTGTTGGTCCAGAAAAAGTAATGATTAACATAGAAAAGTACGGAAACACCACCAATGGAACCATAGCTTTATGTTTGTGGGAATGGGAAAGCAAACTAAAAAAAGGCGATAATGTGATATTGGCAGCCTTTGGTGGCGGTTTCACTTGGGGCTCTGTATATTTGAAATGGGCATATAATGCTTAA